A single Lactuca sativa cultivar Salinas chromosome 8, Lsat_Salinas_v11, whole genome shotgun sequence DNA region contains:
- the LOC111893300 gene encoding uncharacterized protein LOC111893300 — protein sequence MPLSVDSGDMIMPAKEKMNGVGVLTTLSMDCNHFLSMDSSLFDPAAVDLSLPPDINLPLSAEPSPPPPGSIDSCDMLEPGLGSQHYQSETHINVTKSGKKTAKRLDSMWGAWFFFNFYFKPVLNEKSKNKNMDNNGHDIDKSQLKLDVFLVQHDMENMYMWAFKERPENALGKMQLRSYMNGHSRQGEKPFPFCADKGFVRSHRMQRKQYRGLSNPQCVHGIEVVRSPNLMVLEEEERRRWMELTGRDLNFSITLEACDFSSWRNLPSTDFEIERPLIPKDTANHHHQQQEPKRLLSGTGTGTGTGTGDTITSVPDLLAGCNGKRRKSNSPRGNHDEESSDSVLDVHQVDPHWASEISGVLRSAYGPVTAAKTIYEDEEGFLIIVSLPCVDLQRVKVTWRNTISQGVVKICCVSTGCTPVLKRENRTFKLSDPAPEHCPPGEFVREILLPTLIPEDAKLEAYRDETGTMLEIMVPKHRVGPEEHEVHVCLRSSPSVLMLT from the coding sequence ATGCCGTTAAGTGTTGATTCTGGTGATATGATAATGCCGGCAAAAGAGAAAATGAATGGTGTTGGTGTTTTAACAACCTTATCCATGGACTGCAATCATTTCTTGTCCATGGATTCAAGTTTGTTCGATCCGGCTGCGGTAGATCTGAGTCTACCGCCCGATATCAATCTCCCACTCTCGGCGGAGCCAAGCCCTCCGCCACCTGGGTCGATTGATTCATGTGACATGCTAGAACCCGGTTTAGGTTCTCAACATTACCAAAGTGAAACACATATAAATGTCACAAAATCTGGGAAGAAGACCGCTAAGCGACTAGATAGCATGTGGGGGGCTTGGTTTTTCTTTAATTTCTACTTCAAACCGGTTTTAAACGAGAAGTCAAAGAACAAGAACATGGATAATAACGGACACGATATTGATAAATCACAGCTGAAGTTAGATGTTTTCTTGGTTCAACATGACATGGAGAATATGTATATGTGGGCTTTTAAAGAAAGGCCCGAGAACGCATTGGGGAAAATGCAACTGAGAAGCTATATGAATGGGCATTCACGACAAGGGGAAAAGCCCTTTCCGTTTTGTGCTGATAAGGGTTTCGTTAGATCTCATCGAATGCAAAGGAAACAATATAGGGGACTCTCGAATCCTCAATGTGTTCATGGGATTGAAGTTGTTAGATCACCTAATTTGATGGTATTGGAAgaggaagaaagaagaagatgGATGGAACTTACGGGAAGAgatttaaacttttcaattacTCTTGAAGCATGTGATTTCAGTTCTTGGAGGAACCTTCCAAGTACCGATTTCGAAATTGAACGCCCTCTCATTCCAAAAGATACAGctaatcatcatcatcaacaacaagAACCAAAGCGATTGCTTTCTGGTACTGGTACTGGTACTGGTACTGGTACTGGTGATACTATTACTAGTGTGCCAGATCTTTTGGCGGGTTGTAATGGTAAACGTCGGAAGAGCAACTCGCCACGTGGCAATCATGATGAAGAAAGTTCGGATTCGGTTCTTGATGTTCATCAAGTGGATCCGCATTGGGCGAGTGAAATTTCTGGGGTGTTAAGAAGTGCTTATGGGCCTGTAACGGCTGCGAAGACTATTTATGAAGATGAAGAGGGATTCTTGATTATTGTAAGTTTGCCATGTGTAGATCTTCAAAGGGTAAAAGTTACATGGAGGAATACAATTTCACAAGGTGTTGTGAAGATTTGTTGTGTGAGCACCGGGTGTACACCGGTGTTGAAAAGAGAAAACAGGACATTTAAGTTGAGTGATCCGGCACCTGAGCACTGCCCTCCTGGGGAATTTGTGAGGGAGATTCTGCTTCCGACTCTGATTCCTGAAGATGCAAAGTTGGAAGCTTACAGGGACGAAACAGGAACTATGCTTGAGATAATGGTGCCTAAGCATCGTGTAGGACCTGAAGAACATGAGGTTCATGTCTGTCTTCGttcatctccaagtgttcttatGTTAACTTAG